The Deltaproteobacteria bacterium genome has a segment encoding these proteins:
- a CDS encoding glucose-6-phosphate isomerase (catalyzes the formation of D-fructose 6-phosphate from D-glucose 6-phosphate) gives MITVEIDGIFSPMLERGLDRQRFSALIPDLIAAQRELNARRSRDIGFYDAPLRRDLVQGVLEEVRRLRAIADDLLVLGIGGSSLGGQALCAALGHTSEREVRVHFLDNIDPDSVVMMLESLEPERTAAAVITKSGDTVETLAQLLVVRRWFRASLGQGEARSRMTYVTDPNKGTLRDLARSEGIRAFDIPPEVGGRYSVLTPVGLLPAAFLGIDIIEVLAGAADMAERVGSINVEENPACLFAAGAMLAQKELGRNSLVMMPYADSLRVATAWFVQLWAESLGKRFDRYGKEVHSGQTPIPALGAIDQHAQLQLFIEGPTDKAICMVAVEKFRHELVIPDELAERDELNYLCGRDLGELFSAERRGTRAALLDAGVPVLDISIPMVDEQSFGGFLLLLEAASACAGLLIGVNPFDQPGVEAGKRMTMGLIGRAGYSEDIASVIARESLADRLT, from the coding sequence ATGATTACCGTCGAAATCGATGGCATTTTTTCTCCTATGCTTGAACGCGGTCTTGATCGTCAGCGTTTTTCTGCACTTATTCCAGACTTAATAGCAGCCCAACGCGAGCTTAATGCACGCCGTAGCCGAGATATTGGATTCTATGACGCACCATTGCGTCGTGATTTAGTCCAGGGTGTTCTTGAAGAAGTTAGACGTCTTCGCGCCATTGCAGATGATCTTTTGGTATTAGGCATTGGTGGTTCTAGTTTAGGAGGGCAGGCACTTTGTGCCGCACTCGGTCACACAAGCGAACGCGAAGTGCGAGTACATTTTTTGGATAATATCGATCCTGATTCTGTAGTCATGATGCTCGAATCACTTGAACCTGAGCGTACCGCTGCTGCTGTAATTACAAAAAGTGGTGATACAGTTGAAACATTAGCTCAGCTATTAGTTGTGCGACGGTGGTTTAGAGCAAGTCTTGGGCAAGGAGAAGCACGATCACGTATGACCTATGTTACTGACCCCAATAAAGGTACATTGCGTGATTTAGCTCGCAGTGAAGGAATACGTGCTTTTGATATTCCTCCTGAAGTCGGTGGACGCTATAGCGTTCTTACTCCTGTTGGGCTACTACCTGCAGCATTTCTTGGTATAGATATTATTGAAGTATTAGCTGGTGCTGCTGATATGGCTGAACGTGTTGGTTCAATTAATGTAGAAGAAAATCCAGCCTGTCTATTTGCCGCTGGCGCAATGTTGGCCCAAAAAGAGCTCGGGCGAAATTCATTAGTTATGATGCCGTATGCTGATTCACTACGCGTGGCTACTGCTTGGTTCGTCCAATTATGGGCAGAATCATTAGGAAAACGTTTTGATCGTTATGGCAAAGAAGTACATTCTGGTCAGACGCCTATCCCAGCTTTAGGTGCTATTGATCAACATGCTCAGCTACAGTTGTTTATCGAGGGTCCAACCGATAAGGCAATCTGTATGGTGGCTGTTGAGAAATTCAGACATGAATTAGTAATCCCGGATGAACTCGCTGAACGTGACGAGCTAAACTATTTATGTGGGCGCGATCTTGGGGAATTATTTTCTGCAGAGCGTCGAGGTACACGTGCTGCATTACTAGATGCAGGGGTACCTGTTTTAGATATTTCTATTCCGATGGTAGATGAGCAGTCTTTTGGTGGTTTTTTGCTTTTGCTTGAAGCTGCCAGTGCTTGTGCAGGACTGCTTATAGGTGTCAATCCATTTGATCAACCAGGAGTTGAAGCTGGTAAACGCATGACTATGGGATTAATTGGGCGTGCTGGATATTCTGAAGACATTGCATCAGTGATCGCGCGCGAATCGCTAGCCGATCGGCTAACATAA
- a CDS encoding peptidoglycan DD-metalloendopeptidase family protein: MTLTTITKRLDVRFSTNIVVTWLICLLSAVNCAANKENLPARNIEALKERCNTITSTSNSKDQKTRKVILRAGETLWRVAQSCQVSVEQLVKHNKIEDPTKVYVGMELLIPEDNTNNTDITNSKGDSDNTKVEIIKKTIESTKSPKERKIILQAGETLWRLANRYGVSVSDLAKRNDINDPKNLHVGMVLFVPNSIDDSKNASIETPKNESNKTDSVFLSTSNKNLEKKPSELISKKSSTIADKKSFLQTNKDEVTVKAIKKTAQKYALLWPVDGSIIARFGKRHGVKHDGIDIAAPAGTAVRAAADGRVIFSARHGGYGNLVIIRHNKGLVTIYAHNRTNSVRRGDHVTAGQIIAHVGKGTRTGKDKLHFEVRKGTTAVDPMRFLPP, encoded by the coding sequence ATGACGCTGACTACCATTACAAAAAGGTTAGATGTTCGATTTTCTACTAATATTGTAGTCACGTGGCTAATTTGTTTGTTAAGCGCGGTTAATTGTGCTGCTAATAAAGAAAATTTACCTGCGCGTAATATTGAAGCTCTAAAAGAACGCTGCAATACAATTACCTCAACATCAAATAGTAAAGATCAAAAAACACGTAAGGTAATTTTACGCGCCGGAGAAACGTTATGGCGAGTTGCACAAAGTTGCCAAGTAAGTGTTGAGCAATTAGTGAAACATAATAAGATCGAAGATCCTACCAAGGTTTATGTTGGTATGGAGTTACTTATACCTGAAGATAATACAAATAATACAGATATAACTAATTCAAAAGGAGATAGTGATAACACAAAAGTTGAAATTATTAAAAAAACCATCGAATCAACTAAAAGTCCAAAAGAGCGTAAGATTATTTTGCAAGCAGGAGAAACGTTATGGCGATTGGCTAATCGCTATGGAGTAAGTGTTTCTGATTTAGCTAAACGTAATGATATTAATGACCCCAAAAATTTACACGTAGGCATGGTGCTATTTGTACCAAACTCAATAGATGATTCTAAAAATGCTTCTATTGAAACACCGAAAAATGAAAGCAACAAAACGGATTCAGTTTTTTTATCAACTAGCAATAAAAATTTAGAAAAAAAACCATCAGAATTAATATCAAAAAAATCCTCTACCATTGCTGATAAAAAGAGTTTTTTGCAAACAAACAAAGATGAAGTTACAGTAAAGGCTATAAAAAAAACTGCACAAAAATATGCTCTTTTATGGCCAGTTGATGGGTCAATTATAGCCCGTTTTGGTAAAAGACATGGGGTTAAGCATGATGGAATTGATATAGCTGCTCCTGCAGGTACAGCCGTACGTGCCGCAGCAGATGGCAGAGTAATATTTTCTGCCAGACATGGTGGATATGGAAATTTAGTAATAATACGTCATAATAAAGGATTAGTGACCATTTATGCACATAATCGTACAAATTCAGTGCGAAGAGGCGACCATGTGACTGCAGGTCAGATTATTGCTCACGTTGGCAAAGGCACTCGTACTGGTAAGGATAAATTACATTTTGAAGTGCGTAAAGGAACTACCGCTGTAGATCCTATGAGATTTTTACCTCCCTAA
- the surE gene encoding 5'/3'-nucleotidase SurE, which yields MRILVSNDDGVFAPGIQVLSQALAQIGEVWIVAPDSERSANSHALTLKQPLRLKQLGERQFCLDGTPADCVYFGLHHVLPNKPDIVVSGINYGANLGHDVLYSGTVAAAMEGAIYGFSALAVSLCIPEPAGTQAAKEANFADAASVACDLVKHIIEDPMPKGVTLNANIPFKPRGKIGGIKLCRLGYTDWSSSIIKRHDPRGKPYYWIGGERNPLDNISDSDTNAVAAGYISVTPIHYDITDYRSFAYLRELNLPGMKTIDDDLQEIPPLHPTPLSR from the coding sequence GTGCGCATTTTAGTATCAAACGATGATGGTGTTTTTGCGCCTGGGATTCAGGTATTATCGCAAGCCTTGGCTCAAATTGGTGAAGTATGGATTGTGGCTCCTGATAGTGAACGTAGTGCTAACAGTCATGCTCTCACTTTAAAACAACCACTGCGTTTAAAGCAGCTTGGAGAGCGGCAATTTTGCCTTGATGGTACTCCGGCAGATTGTGTGTATTTTGGTTTGCATCATGTGTTGCCCAATAAACCCGATATTGTAGTTAGTGGTATTAACTACGGTGCAAATTTAGGACATGACGTATTATATTCTGGTACCGTAGCAGCCGCGATGGAGGGGGCCATATATGGTTTTAGCGCTTTGGCTGTATCACTGTGTATCCCAGAACCAGCAGGAACCCAGGCAGCAAAAGAAGCTAATTTTGCTGACGCCGCTTCTGTTGCCTGCGATTTAGTAAAGCATATAATTGAAGATCCAATGCCTAAAGGGGTAACCCTTAATGCTAATATTCCTTTTAAACCACGCGGAAAAATTGGCGGGATTAAGTTATGCCGTCTTGGTTATACAGATTGGTCAAGTTCAATTATCAAACGTCATGATCCACGCGGTAAGCCATATTACTGGATAGGTGGTGAACGTAACCCCCTTGATAATATATCAGATAGTGATACAAATGCGGTTGCAGCAGGCTATATATCTGTAACGCCAATCCACTATGACATCACCGATTACCGATCATTTGCATATTTACGAGAACTTAATCTTCCGGGAATGAAAACTATAGATGACGATTTACAAGAAATCCCACCACTTCATCCAACGCCACTATCACGCTAA
- the trmD gene encoding tRNA (guanosine(37)-N1)-methyltransferase TrmD, producing the protein MVFAVEIITLVPSVWQHVLGSKSGLIGRAFNEGTAELTLNDLRDFGKGIHRQVDDTPFGGGAGMVLAVEPLHKAITVARQRNGGPIYLLDPRGKRFDQKIAHRIAQGPGVVLICGRYEGIDERVRKYVDDELSVGDFVLSAGDPAAWCVIDAVVRLLPGVLGNPASLHEESFSSGILEYPQYTRPNEYDGMSVPEVLRSGNHAAIVNWRDEQATKITHKLRPDLIQAQTTLKKT; encoded by the coding sequence ATGGTTTTTGCTGTTGAAATTATTACCCTCGTGCCATCTGTTTGGCAGCATGTTCTTGGATCAAAATCCGGTCTGATTGGGCGAGCTTTTAATGAGGGTACAGCGGAACTTACCTTAAATGACTTACGAGATTTTGGTAAAGGCATACATCGTCAGGTTGATGATACTCCTTTTGGTGGTGGTGCAGGTATGGTGCTTGCTGTAGAACCTTTGCATAAAGCCATAACTGTTGCACGGCAGCGCAATGGTGGTCCTATTTATTTACTAGACCCTCGAGGTAAGCGTTTCGACCAAAAAATTGCACATCGCATCGCCCAGGGTCCTGGGGTAGTGCTTATCTGTGGCCGATATGAAGGTATAGACGAGCGAGTACGAAAATATGTCGATGACGAATTATCAGTGGGTGACTTTGTGCTTTCAGCAGGTGATCCTGCTGCCTGGTGTGTAATTGATGCGGTAGTGAGGTTATTGCCCGGGGTTTTAGGTAATCCCGCGTCACTACATGAAGAATCGTTTTCAAGTGGGATACTTGAATATCCACAATATACTAGACCTAATGAGTATGACGGTATGAGTGTTCCAGAAGTACTACGTTCAGGCAATCATGCAGCAATTGTCAATTGGCGAGATGAGCAAGCTACCAAAATTACTCATAAATTACGTCCAGACCTTATCCAGGCACAAACAACATTAAAAAAAACCTAA
- the rimM gene encoding 16S rRNA processing protein RimM: protein MKCSSTGPFWIPFATITKAHGVHGEVRAKPLRSNTYLPEATQQVRVVSQSGPPKILSLKSVRLANNAILISFDQITQREDAQKLSRAIIEVDTATLPQLADGELYLFELIDVNVVDETGVYIGVIVNFMENRNQEILVIHDINDQEKLLPLADDTIINFNRVEHSVRLRIPNGLWDL from the coding sequence ATGAAGTGTTCGTCAACGGGCCCTTTTTGGATTCCGTTTGCGACAATTACTAAAGCACATGGGGTACATGGTGAAGTACGAGCTAAACCATTGCGTAGTAATACCTATTTACCTGAAGCTACCCAGCAGGTTCGGGTTGTTTCGCAATCTGGGCCACCAAAAATTTTATCCTTAAAATCGGTTCGATTAGCCAATAATGCGATATTGATATCGTTTGACCAAATAACTCAGCGAGAAGACGCACAAAAATTATCACGTGCCATAATTGAGGTTGATACCGCAACCTTGCCGCAACTGGCTGACGGTGAATTATATTTATTTGAACTTATAGATGTAAATGTTGTTGATGAAACGGGTGTTTATATTGGCGTGATTGTAAATTTTATGGAAAACCGTAATCAAGAGATACTTGTAATCCATGACATTAACGATCAAGAAAAACTGCTACCACTGGCAGATGATACGATTATTAATTTTAATCGCGTTGAGCATTCGGTAAGGTTACGAATACCAAATGGATTATGGGATTTATAA
- a CDS encoding KH domain-containing protein, translating to MKELVSYIAKAVVSKPDEVEVFEVNRSSDSIIVELHVAPDDRGKIIGKKGRTAHAIRTLLTAAGPEGQTYTLDIVD from the coding sequence ATGAAAGAACTCGTATCGTATATCGCTAAGGCTGTGGTTAGCAAACCTGATGAGGTTGAAGTATTCGAGGTGAACCGGTCGAGTGATAGCATCATCGTTGAGCTTCATGTTGCTCCAGACGATCGTGGCAAAATCATCGGTAAAAAAGGCCGTACTGCCCATGCCATTCGTACATTGCTTACTGCCGCTGGTCCTGAAGGGCAGACGTATACTCTCGATATCGTAGACTAA
- the rpsP gene encoding 30S ribosomal protein S16, whose translation MAVVLRLARHGTRHRPFYHIVATDSRNKRDGSFIESVGIYDPIGATQLAVDEEKAKKWLKVGARQSNIVKSLLARAGVTA comes from the coding sequence ATGGCAGTAGTTCTACGTCTTGCTCGTCATGGTACGCGACATCGTCCATTTTATCATATTGTTGCTACAGACTCGCGGAATAAACGCGATGGTAGCTTCATTGAATCAGTAGGTATTTATGATCCTATTGGTGCGACACAGCTTGCTGTTGACGAAGAAAAAGCCAAAAAATGGCTAAAAGTCGGTGCTCGTCAGTCAAATATTGTAAAATCTTTACTGGCTCGTGCTGGTGTTACCGCTTAA